One Streptomyces coeruleorubidus DNA segment encodes these proteins:
- a CDS encoding cytochrome P450 — MTSTAPPPIPRAAGSFPFIGHALKMRDNLGFIDSLRETREPLVEIVLQPGTRTVVVQDPALIHQMLKALAPTLDKGRLYDKLGQLLGDSVVTATGRTHVRKRRQVQPAFAHTEISRYVDIMRAEVTATVAGWEPGRALDVREAMVGLSLDMLAKTVFSGSLDDAVFRRLRSDLSVVMNDVGVRMMLPDWAERLPLPFNRRFDRARAGVRATINTAVDELQASGHDTGDMLSMLLRAVDEETGEPLTGDQICSEILTLAVAGTETTASVLSWTLYELARHPGIEARVLAELDEVLGGRPVAFDDVTRLPYLNRVITETLRLHHPGWLVTRRTTEETRLGEWTLPAGTELAYCQHALHRDPERFPDPLTFDPDRWNDAAQELPPGAFLPFGEGKHKCMGDRFALTEMVTALATMLRSVRLELAEGQVIRQVARLTVRPRALRMTVRPRNRPEPGSASSACLFDGGPSTALGR, encoded by the coding sequence GTGACGTCCACTGCGCCTCCCCCCATACCTCGGGCCGCAGGATCGTTTCCGTTCATCGGCCACGCTCTGAAAATGCGCGACAACCTCGGCTTCATCGACTCGCTGCGCGAGACACGGGAACCACTCGTCGAGATCGTCCTGCAACCCGGGACGCGCACCGTCGTGGTCCAGGACCCGGCCCTGATCCACCAGATGCTCAAGGCCCTGGCGCCCACCCTCGACAAGGGCCGACTCTACGACAAGCTGGGCCAACTGCTGGGTGACAGTGTCGTCACCGCCACCGGCCGGACTCACGTACGCAAACGTCGCCAGGTGCAACCGGCGTTCGCCCACACCGAGATCAGCCGGTACGTCGACATCATGCGCGCCGAGGTGACGGCCACGGTCGCCGGCTGGGAGCCCGGGCGGGCCCTCGACGTACGCGAGGCGATGGTCGGGCTGAGCCTCGACATGCTGGCCAAGACGGTGTTCTCCGGCAGCCTCGACGACGCCGTCTTCCGACGACTGCGCAGCGACCTGTCGGTGGTGATGAACGACGTCGGTGTGCGCATGATGCTGCCCGACTGGGCCGAGCGCCTGCCGCTGCCCTTCAACCGCCGCTTCGACCGGGCCCGGGCCGGCGTACGCGCCACCATCAACACCGCCGTCGACGAACTGCAGGCCTCCGGGCACGACACCGGGGACATGCTCTCCATGCTGCTGCGCGCCGTCGACGAGGAGACCGGCGAGCCGCTGACCGGGGATCAGATCTGCTCCGAGATCCTCACCCTGGCCGTGGCGGGCACCGAGACCACCGCGTCGGTGCTGTCCTGGACCCTGTACGAACTCGCCCGCCACCCCGGCATCGAGGCCCGGGTCCTGGCCGAACTGGACGAGGTCCTCGGCGGACGGCCGGTCGCCTTCGACGACGTGACCCGGCTGCCGTACCTGAACCGGGTGATCACCGAGACCCTGCGGCTGCACCACCCCGGCTGGCTGGTCACCCGCCGTACCACCGAGGAGACCCGGCTCGGCGAGTGGACGCTGCCCGCCGGCACCGAACTGGCCTACTGCCAGCACGCCCTGCACCGCGACCCCGAGCGCTTCCCCGACCCGCTCACCTTCGACCCGGACCGGTGGAACGACGCCGCGCAGGAGCTTCCGCCGGGCGCGTTCCTGCCCTTCGGGGAGGGCAAGCACAAGTGCATGGGGGACCGTTTCGCCCTCACCGAGATGGTCACGGCGCTCGCGACGATGCTGCGTTCGGTACGGCTGGAACTCGCCGAGGGCCAGGTCATCCGCCAGGTCGCCCGGCTCACCGTACGGCCGCGCGCGCTGCGGATGACCGTCCGCCCCCGGAACCGTCCCGAGCCGGGGTCGGCCTCTAGCGCGTGTCTCTTCGATGGGGGGCCGTCGACGGCACTTGGGAGATGA
- a CDS encoding SCP2 sterol-binding domain-containing protein, translating to MSMTVGELFEHLSTRFNTEAAAGLNRTLQWKITDVDPGIWAFEIKDGQGRLIPGGVDEPDTTFVTSSETWVAIAEGRQDAMRAFMTGKLKVKGDMMLAMKVPKLFETGV from the coding sequence ATGTCCATGACCGTCGGAGAGCTGTTCGAACACCTGTCGACGCGCTTCAACACGGAGGCTGCCGCAGGCCTGAACCGGACCCTGCAATGGAAGATCACCGATGTGGACCCGGGCATCTGGGCCTTCGAGATCAAGGACGGGCAGGGCCGTCTCATCCCGGGTGGGGTCGACGAGCCCGACACGACCTTCGTGACCAGCAGCGAGACATGGGTCGCGATCGCCGAGGGCCGCCAGGACGCGATGCGCGCCTTCATGACCGGAAAGCTCAAGGTCAAGGGCGACATGATGCTCGCGATGAAGGTCCCCAAGCTCTTCGAAACCGGCGTCTGA
- the asnB gene encoding asparagine synthase (glutamine-hydrolyzing), with protein MCGITGWISFDRDLTRERETLDAMTQTMACRGPDASGTWVDRHAALGHRRLAVIDLPGGKQPMTVRTPTGEVSLVYSGETYNFTELRHELVRRGERFETASDTEVVLRGYLRWGEAVAERLNGMYAFAIWDARAQKLVMIRDRLGIKPFYYYRTADGLLFGSEPKAILANPLAERVVDADGLRETFSYCFTPGHAIWSGMRQVEPGTVVTIDVAGLRERTYWRLETRPHTDDVTTTVGRVRALLEDTVRRQLVADVPRCVLLSGGLDSGTLTALSAAHLGDERVRTFAVDFMDHAANFKSDDLRDTPDAPYVKDVAEHVGSEHADIVIGPRTLADPEIRQAVIGARDLPMTMGDIDFSLYLLFKEIRQRSTVALSGEAADEIFGGYKHMHVPQIQQAHAFPWIALNIGAFDKDGTGLNPQLWSGLGLEEYRKDSYASALGEVERLDSGDVYASEDDFEHRMRIMIHLHLTRFMRYLLDRKDRLSMALGLEVRVPFCDHRIVEYVYNTPWALKTYDGREKSLLRGAVKDMLPESVVWRPKSAYPSTQDPYYAQELQRQAKELLSDRGHGVFELMNRQWLESATGKDTAGMDRLTRLGLERTLDLATWLDAYRPTLRLP; from the coding sequence ATGTGTGGCATAACCGGCTGGATTTCGTTCGACCGTGACCTCACCCGCGAGCGGGAGACCCTGGACGCCATGACACAGACCATGGCGTGCCGGGGCCCCGATGCCTCCGGCACATGGGTCGATCGGCACGCCGCCCTCGGTCACCGAAGGCTGGCCGTGATCGACCTGCCCGGCGGGAAGCAGCCGATGACGGTGCGGACCCCGACCGGCGAGGTGAGCCTCGTCTACAGCGGCGAGACCTACAACTTCACCGAGCTGCGGCATGAGTTGGTGCGGCGAGGAGAACGCTTCGAGACCGCCAGTGACACGGAGGTCGTCCTGCGCGGGTACCTGCGCTGGGGCGAGGCCGTGGCCGAGCGGCTCAACGGCATGTACGCGTTCGCGATCTGGGATGCACGGGCCCAGAAACTGGTGATGATCCGCGACCGGCTCGGGATCAAGCCGTTCTACTACTACCGCACGGCCGACGGCCTGCTGTTCGGCTCGGAGCCGAAGGCGATTCTGGCCAACCCGCTCGCCGAGCGCGTGGTCGACGCGGACGGACTGCGCGAGACGTTCTCGTACTGCTTCACTCCCGGGCACGCGATCTGGTCGGGCATGCGGCAGGTCGAGCCCGGCACCGTGGTCACGATCGACGTCGCCGGACTTCGGGAGCGCACCTACTGGCGGCTGGAGACCCGTCCGCACACGGACGACGTGACCACCACCGTCGGACGCGTCCGCGCGTTGCTCGAGGACACGGTGCGCCGACAGCTCGTCGCGGACGTGCCGCGCTGCGTGCTGCTGTCCGGTGGCCTGGATTCCGGCACGCTCACCGCGTTGTCCGCGGCCCATCTGGGCGACGAGCGGGTGCGGACGTTCGCTGTCGACTTCATGGACCATGCGGCGAACTTCAAGTCGGACGACCTGCGGGACACTCCCGACGCGCCCTATGTGAAGGACGTCGCGGAGCATGTCGGTTCGGAGCACGCCGACATCGTGATCGGCCCTAGGACACTGGCCGACCCGGAGATCCGACAGGCCGTGATCGGCGCGCGCGACCTGCCGATGACGATGGGCGACATCGACTTCTCGCTGTATCTGCTCTTCAAGGAGATCCGGCAGAGGTCGACGGTGGCCCTGTCGGGCGAGGCGGCCGACGAGATATTCGGCGGCTACAAGCACATGCACGTCCCCCAGATCCAGCAGGCCCACGCGTTTCCCTGGATCGCGCTCAACATCGGCGCGTTCGACAAGGACGGCACGGGTCTCAACCCGCAGCTGTGGTCCGGCCTCGGGCTGGAGGAGTACCGGAAGGACTCGTACGCGAGTGCTCTCGGAGAGGTCGAGCGGCTCGACTCCGGCGACGTCTACGCCTCCGAGGACGACTTCGAGCACCGCATGCGGATCATGATCCACCTGCACCTGACCCGGTTCATGCGCTACCTCCTCGACCGGAAGGACCGGCTGAGCATGGCGCTCGGGCTCGAGGTCCGCGTGCCGTTCTGCGATCACCGGATCGTCGAGTACGTCTACAACACGCCCTGGGCGTTGAAGACCTACGACGGTCGGGAGAAGAGCCTGCTTCGGGGTGCCGTCAAGGACATGCTGCCGGAGTCGGTCGTCTGGCGCCCGAAGAGCGCCTATCCCTCCACGCAGGACCCCTATTACGCCCAGGAGCTCCAACGGCAGGCCAAGGAACTGCTGAGCGACCGCGGCCATGGAGTCTTCGAGTTGATGAACCGGCAATGGCTGGAGAGCGCGACCGGGAAGGACACAGCCGGGATGGACAGGCTGACCCGGCTGGGTCTCGAGCGAACGTTGGATCTCGCCACCTGGCTCGATGCCTACCGCCCCACGCTCAGGCTCCCCTGA
- a CDS encoding MFS transporter: protein MPSPATAPPPPASLKRIVTASLIGTTIEWYDFFLYGSAAALVFNKLFFPDSDPLVGTLLSFLTYAVGFAARPLGALVFGHYGDRLGRKKLLVLSLLLMGGATFAIGLLPTHATIGTAAPVLLTVLRLIQGFALGGEWGGAVLLVSEHGDARRRGFWASWPQTGAPAGQLLATGVLSLLTAVLSDPAFGSWGWRIPFLLSGVLVIVGLWIRLSVDESPVFKQALAQAEARKADRAAAAEKLPLVAVLRHHWRDVLVAMGARMAENISYYVITAFILVYATTSAGVSKQTALNAVLIASAVHFAAIPAWGALSDRIGRRPVYVVGAVGVGLWMFPFFSLIDTGGFGNLILAVTVGLVLHGAMYAPQAAFFSEMFATRMRYSGASIGAQFASVAAGAPAPLIATALLSDYGSSTPIALYVIAAAVLTVVAVAAAKETRHRDLADVAPPADADRTTAPAADARPL from the coding sequence ATGCCCTCCCCCGCAACCGCTCCCCCACCCCCCGCCAGCCTCAAACGCATCGTCACCGCCAGCCTCATCGGCACCACCATCGAGTGGTACGACTTCTTCCTCTACGGCTCCGCCGCCGCGCTCGTGTTCAACAAGCTGTTCTTCCCGGACTCCGACCCGCTCGTCGGCACGCTGCTGTCGTTCCTGACGTACGCGGTCGGGTTCGCCGCCCGGCCGCTGGGTGCGCTGGTGTTCGGGCACTACGGCGACCGGCTCGGGCGCAAGAAGCTGCTGGTGCTGAGTCTGCTGCTGATGGGCGGGGCGACCTTCGCGATCGGGCTGCTGCCGACGCACGCCACCATCGGGACGGCCGCGCCGGTCCTGCTCACCGTGCTCCGGCTGATCCAGGGATTCGCGCTCGGCGGCGAGTGGGGCGGCGCCGTGCTGCTGGTGTCGGAGCACGGGGACGCGCGGCGGCGTGGGTTCTGGGCCTCGTGGCCGCAGACCGGCGCGCCGGCGGGGCAACTCCTCGCCACCGGTGTGCTGTCCCTGCTGACCGCCGTGCTGTCGGACCCCGCGTTCGGCAGTTGGGGGTGGCGGATCCCGTTCCTGCTCTCCGGGGTGCTGGTGATCGTCGGTTTGTGGATTCGTCTGTCTGTCGATGAATCGCCGGTCTTCAAGCAGGCGTTGGCACAGGCCGAGGCCCGCAAGGCGGACCGGGCCGCGGCTGCCGAGAAGCTGCCGCTGGTCGCCGTGCTGCGGCATCACTGGCGTGACGTCCTGGTCGCGATGGGGGCGCGCATGGCGGAGAACATCAGCTACTACGTCATCACCGCGTTCATCCTCGTCTACGCCACCACCTCGGCCGGTGTCTCCAAGCAGACCGCGCTCAACGCCGTACTGATCGCCTCGGCCGTGCACTTCGCCGCCATCCCGGCGTGGGGCGCGCTCTCCGATCGGATCGGCCGTCGTCCCGTCTACGTGGTGGGTGCTGTCGGGGTCGGGCTGTGGATGTTCCCGTTCTTCTCGCTGATCGACACCGGCGGCTTCGGCAACCTGATCCTCGCCGTCACGGTGGGGCTGGTGCTGCACGGGGCGATGTACGCGCCCCAAGCCGCGTTCTTCTCCGAGATGTTCGCGACGCGGATGCGCTACTCCGGCGCGTCCATCGGCGCCCAGTTCGCCTCGGTCGCGGCGGGCGCGCCCGCGCCGCTGATCGCCACCGCGCTGCTGTCCGACTACGGCAGCTCGACGCCGATCGCCCTGTACGTCATCGCCGCCGCCGTGCTTACGGTCGTCGCGGTGGCGGCGGCCAAGGAGACCCGTCACCGGGATCTGGCCGATGTCGCCCCTCCCGCCGACGCGGACCGGACCACGGCACCGGCGGCGGACGCCCGGCCCCTGTGA
- a CDS encoding VOC family protein: MTIIANDVERTKAFYTDLLGFRVVPQFTAPEGDFVWLRSEKRSTSIIIQDVATRADKPTQADIPEASGGLMLGFAVDDAEVAHKTAAEGGYEIRTPVVDMVSGRTFGVKDPEGNYLQLFDVYPQVKEIQSQLGLD; encoded by the coding sequence GTGACCATCATCGCAAACGACGTGGAACGGACCAAGGCCTTCTACACCGACCTGCTCGGCTTCCGCGTCGTCCCGCAATTCACCGCCCCCGAGGGCGACTTCGTATGGCTGCGCTCGGAGAAGCGCTCCACCAGCATCATCATCCAGGATGTGGCGACCAGGGCCGACAAGCCCACCCAGGCGGACATCCCGGAGGCCAGCGGAGGACTCATGCTCGGCTTCGCCGTGGACGACGCCGAAGTGGCCCACAAGACGGCAGCGGAGGGTGGCTACGAGATCCGGACGCCGGTCGTCGACATGGTGTCGGGCCGCACGTTCGGTGTGAAGGACCCGGAGGGCAACTACCTCCAGCTGTTCGATGTGTATCCGCAGGTCAAAGAGATCCAGAGCCAACTCGGCCTGGACTGA
- a CDS encoding DUF2461 domain-containing protein, with product MTTEKGAQTTPPFEGFPPELFTFLEGLEKDNSKTYWEAHRAVWEASVKEPVNRLMADLEDEFGPLRTFRPNRDVRFSQDKSPYKTWVGVTTSDRAVGGIGSFLRLDADGMRLAGGAMALAPDQIKRFRTAIDSGESAAEFDSIQRQLADQGLPVEPGMQPVLKRVPTGFSPDHPRGELLRWKGAVVIKEHQLADWMHQPRAIEAVRELWTATRPLKEWIETHVGESEAPRRR from the coding sequence GTGACGACTGAGAAGGGTGCGCAGACCACCCCGCCCTTCGAGGGGTTCCCTCCCGAACTGTTCACCTTCCTGGAGGGCTTGGAGAAGGACAACTCCAAGACGTACTGGGAGGCTCACCGGGCCGTCTGGGAGGCGTCCGTGAAGGAGCCGGTGAACCGTCTCATGGCCGACCTGGAGGACGAGTTCGGGCCGCTGCGCACCTTCCGGCCCAACCGTGACGTCAGGTTCTCCCAGGACAAGTCCCCGTACAAGACCTGGGTCGGTGTCACCACCAGCGACCGGGCGGTCGGCGGCATCGGCTCCTTCCTCCGGCTGGACGCCGACGGCATGCGGCTGGCGGGCGGGGCCATGGCCCTGGCGCCGGACCAGATCAAGCGGTTCCGCACCGCCATCGACAGCGGCGAGTCCGCGGCGGAGTTCGACAGCATCCAGCGGCAGTTGGCCGATCAGGGACTGCCGGTGGAGCCGGGCATGCAGCCCGTGCTCAAGCGGGTCCCCACCGGCTTCTCTCCCGATCACCCCCGCGGCGAACTCCTGCGCTGGAAAGGCGCGGTGGTCATCAAGGAGCACCAGCTGGCCGACTGGATGCATCAGCCGCGGGCCATCGAGGCCGTGCGCGAACTCTGGACGGCCACGCGGCCGCTGAAGGAGTGGATCGAGACGCACGTCGGGGAGAGCGAGGCGCCACGCCGGCGCTGA
- a CDS encoding YciI family protein: MLYAVIAYDSTAPGTFERRMLVRPAHMANGEKMMADGSFLFGGGILDGAGKMAGGVLIVDFETRDEIDEWLKSEPYIVNKVWDRVEVHPFLVPPQFLSLFPKYQEQPTAG; encoded by the coding sequence TTGCTGTACGCAGTCATCGCCTACGACAGCACCGCCCCCGGGACATTCGAGCGGCGGATGCTCGTCCGTCCGGCCCATATGGCCAACGGCGAGAAGATGATGGCCGACGGAAGCTTCCTGTTCGGCGGGGGAATCCTCGACGGCGCCGGAAAGATGGCCGGCGGAGTTCTGATCGTCGACTTCGAGACCCGCGACGAGATCGACGAATGGCTCAAGAGCGAGCCCTACATCGTCAACAAGGTCTGGGACCGCGTGGAGGTGCACCCCTTCCTCGTACCTCCCCAGTTCCTCAGCCTCTTCCCGAAGTACCAGGAGCAGCCGACCGCCGGCTGA
- a CDS encoding GNAT family N-acetyltransferase → MRSRTSPVCRPITIRRAVARDAKRLTRLVRGSGAYEGKYAAAVAGYRVGPDYIEAHRAFVAVGADEHGGRVLGFYSLVLAPPELDLLFVADEAQGRGIGRLLVAHMQSEARAAGLDRVKVVSHLPAEDFYHRVGAVRTGTALANPPAVPWDRPEFEFRVSSE, encoded by the coding sequence ATGAGGTCACGCACTTCCCCGGTCTGCCGGCCGATCACGATACGGAGGGCCGTCGCGCGGGATGCCAAACGGCTCACGCGGCTCGTGCGTGGCTCAGGCGCCTACGAGGGTAAGTACGCAGCCGCAGTCGCGGGCTACCGGGTCGGTCCTGATTACATCGAGGCCCACCGCGCCTTTGTGGCCGTCGGCGCCGACGAGCATGGAGGCCGGGTCCTCGGGTTCTACTCGCTCGTCCTCGCTCCACCGGAGCTCGACCTGCTGTTCGTCGCCGACGAAGCGCAAGGACGGGGTATTGGGCGGCTGCTCGTCGCGCACATGCAGTCCGAGGCCCGTGCCGCCGGGCTCGACCGTGTCAAGGTCGTGTCGCATCTTCCCGCCGAGGACTTCTACCACCGCGTTGGTGCAGTGCGGACCGGGACCGCGCTCGCGAATCCGCCCGCCGTGCCGTGGGACCGTCCCGAATTCGAGTTTCGCGTTTCTTCGGAATGA
- a CDS encoding class I SAM-dependent methyltransferase, which translates to MHKPAEHESDPEKVRLEQVAALTDPATIRHLEQIGVREGWTCAEVGAGAGSIARWLSNRVGHFGKVHAIDIETAYMEGLSAPNLEIRQQDITTTPLDEGAYDLVHSKILLMHLPDRERVLGEFAKALKPGGHLLVEEADIRSIQRVDPPSPLLTRAATALETFFYFGGADPGYGMKLLPAFRRTGLKFMGTDCQLTAVQAGTPEMQTIVLSLAKLAPVITKVGLMGQKEIEAAFDELQQPSDTVLYTPITVSVWGRRDED; encoded by the coding sequence GTGCACAAACCGGCCGAGCACGAAAGCGATCCCGAGAAGGTCCGCCTGGAGCAGGTCGCGGCCCTCACCGACCCTGCCACCATCCGCCACCTCGAGCAGATCGGGGTTCGCGAGGGGTGGACCTGTGCCGAAGTCGGGGCGGGCGCGGGATCGATCGCACGATGGCTGTCCAACCGGGTCGGCCACTTCGGCAAGGTCCATGCCATCGACATCGAGACCGCGTACATGGAAGGGCTGTCCGCGCCCAACCTCGAGATCCGGCAGCAGGACATCACGACGACACCGCTGGACGAAGGCGCCTACGACCTCGTCCACTCCAAGATCCTCCTGATGCATCTGCCGGACCGGGAGCGCGTACTCGGTGAGTTCGCCAAAGCACTCAAGCCCGGTGGACACCTTCTGGTCGAAGAGGCCGACATCCGCAGCATTCAGCGGGTCGATCCGCCCTCTCCGCTGCTCACCCGGGCCGCCACCGCCCTGGAGACCTTCTTCTATTTCGGTGGCGCCGACCCCGGATACGGAATGAAGCTCCTGCCGGCATTCCGCCGCACCGGGCTCAAGTTCATGGGCACCGACTGCCAGCTCACCGCGGTGCAGGCGGGCACTCCCGAGATGCAGACCATCGTGCTGAGTCTGGCCAAGCTCGCCCCCGTGATCACCAAGGTCGGCCTGATGGGACAGAAGGAGATCGAGGCTGCCTTCGACGAACTCCAGCAGCCCTCGGACACGGTCCTGTACACCCCGATCACCGTTTCGGTCTGGGGCCGGCGGGACGAGGACTGA
- a CDS encoding TfoX/Sxy family protein has translation MAYDQELADRIREALSTQRQVREVRMFGALAFMVNGSMAVTADADGRLMVRCDPDRAEKLLEREGADWAEMRGKPMGKGWIVVADHGIESDEAFDGWMTEALDYNRKVSGSDD, from the coding sequence ATGGCGTACGACCAGGAACTCGCGGACCGGATCAGAGAAGCCCTCTCCACCCAGAGGCAGGTGCGCGAGGTGAGGATGTTCGGTGCTCTCGCCTTCATGGTCAACGGCAGCATGGCGGTCACGGCCGACGCGGACGGCCGCCTCATGGTCCGCTGCGATCCCGACCGGGCCGAGAAGCTGCTGGAACGGGAGGGCGCCGACTGGGCGGAGATGCGCGGGAAGCCCATGGGCAAGGGCTGGATCGTCGTCGCCGACCACGGCATCGAATCGGACGAGGCCTTCGACGGCTGGATGACGGAGGCCCTGGACTACAACAGGAAGGTGAGCGGTAGTGACGACTGA
- a CDS encoding DHA2 family efflux MFS transporter permease subunit, protein METTSRSSRALTLLVTSLGSFMVLLDGSIIFVALGEIQKDLGAEISQLQWTVDAYTLPFAALMLTTGTLGDRLGRKRVFLTGLVVFVIGSALCGFTDSFSVLVLGRVLQGIGAAAIETGSLSLLVSTFSDPPGRAKAIGIWTAVSGVALALGPLFGGVLIESFSWHAIFLINLPVGVLALVLGVRWLIESRNPGAGHLDVPGQILVTAGLFCLIMGLIQGEREGWGSPLIVGLLVGSVLLLGAFLAVEMRSREPLLPLDLFRNRTFAVSSVIASLLGFIIVGAMFFMAQYFQTVQTHSALETGLRLLPLTLGIFFFSPPASTIAGKLGPRIPIIVGGVLVSAGFLLLMTVEADSGFGSVWWKLGLVGGGIGCMFAPLTLAVMASTPPERAGLGSSMINTTRIAGFTAGAAVLGTVVVTVFKDKVVAALTDLDVARGAGHQIAERIGGSGASAGQGAGAIPDLPVDRAEFISAVHQSFVDAIHVAFLICAGCTLLIAVLAAALMTRGPVSDPVALAGTAGGTDGPDVGSAGVRDGKGVARADTARLPSALVGTEWLAEQLGRPGIVVVDCTVNLRPLPEGGVDLGPGHDGYLEGHVPGAVFADLLVELADPTAPKPFAIPSADVLAAAIERMGISNDDTVILYDRAHTAFATRLWWMLRWLGHDNAAVLNGGWRKWTAEGRPVSKDVPQVSRGSFAPRPRPELFVTRDQVQAAIDVPGVCLVNALSPEQHAGHIPVAHGRIGHIPSSVNVPAAALLDPDTGCFLPARQLTARFEAVGATQAQQVVAYCAAGVDATIDAFALQMLGVRDVALYDDGLVEWSGDPALPLTTTI, encoded by the coding sequence ATGGAGACAACATCACGCAGCAGCAGGGCCCTGACGCTCCTGGTCACCAGCCTGGGGTCGTTCATGGTCCTGCTCGACGGGTCCATCATCTTCGTCGCCCTGGGCGAGATCCAGAAGGATCTCGGCGCGGAGATCTCGCAACTCCAGTGGACCGTCGACGCCTACACGCTGCCATTCGCCGCGCTGATGCTGACGACCGGCACCTTAGGAGACCGGCTCGGCCGCAAACGGGTGTTCCTCACGGGGCTGGTCGTCTTCGTCATCGGCTCCGCCCTGTGCGGTTTCACGGACAGCTTCAGTGTGCTCGTCCTCGGTCGGGTACTGCAGGGGATCGGCGCCGCCGCCATCGAAACCGGAAGCCTTTCCCTGTTGGTGTCGACCTTCAGTGACCCGCCGGGCCGGGCGAAGGCGATCGGTATCTGGACGGCCGTCTCCGGCGTGGCGCTGGCCCTGGGCCCGCTGTTCGGCGGCGTGCTGATCGAGTCCTTCAGCTGGCACGCGATCTTCCTGATCAACCTGCCGGTCGGCGTGCTGGCCCTGGTCCTCGGCGTCCGTTGGCTGATCGAGTCGCGGAACCCGGGCGCCGGCCATCTCGACGTCCCCGGCCAGATCCTCGTGACCGCTGGTCTGTTCTGCCTGATCATGGGGCTGATCCAGGGCGAGCGAGAGGGATGGGGATCCCCGCTGATCGTCGGCCTCCTGGTCGGATCCGTGCTGCTGCTCGGCGCGTTCCTGGCCGTGGAGATGCGCAGCCGGGAGCCGCTGCTGCCGCTCGATCTGTTCCGCAACCGCACCTTCGCGGTGTCCAGCGTCATCGCGTCGCTGCTCGGATTCATCATCGTCGGCGCGATGTTCTTCATGGCCCAGTACTTCCAGACCGTGCAGACCCATTCGGCGCTGGAGACGGGTCTGCGTCTGCTCCCGCTGACACTGGGCATCTTCTTCTTCTCGCCGCCGGCGAGCACCATCGCCGGCAAGCTCGGGCCGCGCATTCCGATCATCGTGGGCGGGGTGCTGGTGAGCGCCGGCTTCCTGCTGCTGATGACGGTGGAGGCGGACTCCGGATTCGGCTCGGTGTGGTGGAAGCTCGGGCTCGTCGGGGGCGGCATCGGCTGCATGTTCGCCCCGCTGACGCTGGCCGTGATGGCGTCCACGCCGCCGGAACGGGCGGGTCTGGGCTCCTCGATGATCAACACCACGAGGATCGCGGGATTCACCGCCGGTGCGGCGGTTCTGGGCACGGTCGTCGTGACCGTGTTCAAGGACAAGGTCGTCGCGGCTCTCACCGATCTGGACGTGGCCAGGGGCGCCGGCCACCAGATCGCGGAGCGCATCGGCGGATCGGGCGCGAGTGCCGGTCAGGGTGCGGGGGCGATCCCCGATCTGCCCGTCGACCGGGCCGAGTTCATCTCGGCGGTGCATCAGTCCTTCGTCGATGCCATCCACGTCGCGTTCCTGATCTGCGCCGGCTGCACGCTCCTCATCGCCGTGCTCGCCGCGGCGCTGATGACCCGCGGGCCGGTGTCCGACCCCGTCGCCCTTGCCGGGACCGCGGGCGGTACGGACGGGCCGGACGTCGGGTCGGCCGGTGTTCGGGACGGCAAGGGCGTTGCCCGCGCCGACACCGCACGGCTGCCCTCGGCGCTCGTCGGGACCGAGTGGCTCGCCGAGCAGCTGGGACGGCCGGGGATCGTCGTCGTCGACTGCACGGTGAACCTCCGGCCGCTGCCCGAGGGCGGCGTCGATCTCGGCCCCGGTCACGACGGCTATCTCGAGGGGCATGTCCCGGGCGCCGTCTTCGCCGATCTCCTCGTGGAACTGGCCGACCCCACCGCGCCCAAGCCGTTCGCCATTCCGTCGGCCGACGTCCTGGCCGCCGCCATCGAGCGGATGGGTATCAGCAACGACGACACCGTGATCCTCTACGACCGCGCCCACACGGCGTTCGCGACCCGGCTCTGGTGGATGCTGCGATGGCTCGGCCACGACAACGCCGCCGTGCTCAACGGGGGCTGGAGGAAGTGGACCGCCGAAGGCCGCCCGGTGAGCAAGGACGTTCCCCAGGTGAGCCGCGGCAGCTTCGCACCCCGGCCCCGTCCCGAGCTGTTCGTCACCCGTGACCAGGTGCAGGCCGCCATCGACGTCCCCGGCGTCTGCCTCGTCAACGCGTTGTCACCCGAACAGCACGCCGGCCACATCCCGGTCGCGCACGGCCGCATCGGCCACATCCCCTCCAGCGTCAACGTTCCGGCGGCGGCGCTCCTCGACCCGGACACCGGCTGCTTCCTCCCGGCCCGGCAGCTCACCGCCAGGTTCGAGGCAGTCGGTGCCACGCAGGCCCAACAGGTCGTCGCCTACTGCGCCGCTGGGGTGGACGCCACCATTGACGCGTTCGCGTTGCAAATGCTGGGCGTGCGTGACGTCGCTCTCTACGATGACGGCCTCGTGGAATGGAGCGGCGATCCGGCGCTGCCCCTGACCACCACGATCTAG